TGAAGGTGTGCATCCCTTTGATTATTCACTACAACACATTTTGTTGTAAAATTATGTTATTTGATTGAATAATTATAATGTGTTCACAGGTAGTTCATCATATTAACATACAAAAGGATGCTATTGTGGCCGAGGTTCGTCAGTTTGCAAAGGTACGTGATGAGGAGAAGGAAGCACTGAAGAAAAGCCGATTTGAAAGGATAAAAGAAAGGGTAGAAAGTGCTCTATAGTTTCGAACATGGTTGTTGTGCATGTTATTGTGTTGGTTCAAAACTTGATCACTATGACTTAACACACTCTAGAAGTTTGTGTTTTTGTTTACTTTTGATGCATTATATGGTGAATAAAATGAACATGCAAGCAATCCAATGGTTAAAAAAATGCAGTATGATGTATGTATGTTTTGTTATATAACGTGGTTTTGTAAATAACACTCATAATAGATAACTTATATAAAGAGATCCATATTTATGTTAGCAAGACAACCACTGAAATAATGAACATAAAATCCATAATGTTTCTTTATCAGTACTgaacaaaatgtaaaaaaaaaagacaagAAAGTACATGAATATTAGCACCAAAACTGTCATACCAGCACCTTATTGCATTACTTGAATCACATCCTATTTTGGTTGGTTCTCACCATTTCCTCTGTTGCAATTTCGCCTATCATGGTCATCCGAACCACAAATTTGACATCTTCTTTGCCTTCTTATTGATTTCTTTGACGCTTGTTCATGAAAGGATTTGAATCGTTTCTTAGAACCAGAACCCTTTGTCCTAATACCAACAGGAGCACGTATGGTATCTTCAGTAGTAGGTTCATTAAATCCTAGCAAATTTGCAATCCTATCCTTTTTTGGTATGGGTTGTGGAACACCAATACATTCATCAACTTTAACCATTTGTTGTTTCACTTGATCCCTGTATATTACCAACTGCTCCATGTTGTTTACCAAACGATTAACAATATAATCATTCCCAAACATAATCTCACGCACAACCCCTTGTACACCTTCAACGTTGTCATTAAAAGCTGGTTTGTTGCTAAAACCTTGATGACTATTGTTTGTAACAGCATCTCTAGTCCATCTCTTGATTATGTAATTTTTTGGGAATACTGTTATTTCACAAAGCCTCAAGACACAAAATACATGcctgcataacagtccatatTGCTCATACCTATTGCAACTATTAGATCAAGATATAAGCTAGATATGATTTCATATGTTATATAGTATAGTTTCTATTATTTATGTCACAATTATTATGTATTATTTTGTTTTCATAAGTTTCGGCAGTTACTTCAACAAGACTGCcatgtatatatattttgtatatgTCACAATATCACATTACCAATTCGAATATACAGAACATTCATTTTTTCTCTGCATATCTTTCGAACCCTAGTTTTACAAACAagaaagtggtatcagagccaaacgCATTGATCCACTCACAAATATATATCAATTCTCTCACTCACTGTAAATCGTTGTCATGGCAACATCAAACGGCGGTATTCAAACCCAAATACCAAAATTACTTGGGCAGAATTATTACCACTGGCATATCCAAATGAAAGTTCTATTAGAATCTCAAGATCTGTGGACAATTTTAGATGAAGGTTACAACGAAGTCGCTGCCAACGCATCGGAAGCCGATCAAAACACTTATAGAGAAAAAGTCAGAAAAGATAAGAAGGCCCTACACATAATTTTTCAATCTGTGAGTGAAACCGTATTTGAACGAATAGCAAACAGTAAAACGGCAAAAGAAGCATGGAATATTCTTCACAAGGCATACAGAGGAGAACGAAGGGTTAAAACGGTAAAACTTCAAACTTTACGTTGTGAATTCGATGCTTTAAGAATGAAAGAGAGTGAATCGGTAGAGGAATATGTAAATAGAACTACTATCATAGTAAATCAATTAAGATTAAATGAAGAAGATGTTTCAGAACAGCGAATTGTAGAGAAAATCCTTAGAAGCCTTACCCGAAAATACGAGTCAGTGGTTGTAGCCATTGAAGAGTCAAAAGACTTGAATCTGATTACAACAGAGGAGTTACTCGGTATATTGCAGTCGCATGAATTGCGACTGAGACAATATGATGACTCTCCGATGGAACAAGCGTTCCAAGTTCAGAGTCAAGATCGGTCAAGACAATATCGATCTGAATACACAGGAAGAGGAAGGGGTAGAGGAAGGAATAGGTTTAATGGACAGATTCGTTGCTATAATTGTCAGAGATTAGGACATACTGCAAAATTCTGTTACCGGAAAGAAGAAAACGAAAGAAACAATAATATTCTCATGCATGAAGATGAGAATGAGAGAGATGATGAAACTATGTTTATGATATTTAACGTAGAGGAGATAACAAAGGAAGATTGCTGGTATCTAGACAGCGGGTGCAGCAACCATATGACCGGAAATCGGAGTTTATTTATTACATTAGATGATTCGGAAAGAAGAGAAGTAAGAACAGGAGATAACAAGAAACTCGAAGTGTTAGGCTGCGGTGATGTGTCAATTAAGGTTAAAGGAATCGAGAAAAAAGTGCCAAATGTATTTTATGTAGAAGGTTTAAAACACAATCTTCTAAGTGTAGGTCAGTTAATACAAAAAGGTTATGAAGTGAAATTTAGCAATCAAGAGTGTATTATCAAGGATTCGAAAGGAACATGTATAGGTACGGTTCGGATGACAGGAAACAAAATGTTTCCTTTGAACCTGAAAAATGATGTAACACCAAGAGTGTGTAGTATGATAATACAAGATACTTCAGTTTTATGGCATCGAAGGTATGGTCATATTAATTTTGAAACACTGCATAACATGGGAAGAAATAATGTCGTTAAAGGCCTACCAAAGATCTCAAAAACATCTCATGATCTATGCGAAGGATGTTTATTTGGAAAGCATACTAGGAAGCCGTTTCCCAAGAAGTCAAAATGGCGTGCATCACAACCATTACAACTAATTCATTCTGATATTTGTGGTCCTATGAGAACAAACTCCATAGGTGGTTGTAGATACTTTATAACCTTTATAGATGATTTTTCGAGAAAGGCTTGGGtctattttataaaactaaaatcaGAAGCACTTGTGAAGTTCAAGGAGTTTAAGAAACTAGTAGAGAATCAAGTAGACTACAAGGTGAAATGTATACGTACAGATAGAGGAGGAGAATATTGCAGCCATGAGTTTCAAAGATTTCTTAAAGAAAATGGCATTCATCATCAATTAACGACAAGCTATACACCCCAACAAAATGGAGTGGCAGAGCGGAAGAACAGAACCCTAATGGAACTTAGTAGAAGCATGCTGAAAATGAAGAAACTTCCGAATTCCTATTGGGCTGAAGCAGTAGCATGTGCAACATATTTGCTAAATCGAGCCACAACAAAAAGTGTACAAGATGTAACCCCACATGAAGCATGGAGTGGCAACAAACCAAGTGTAGACCATCTTAGAATATTCGGCAGCATAGCCTACTCTCACATTCCTAAACAACATCGTGGAAAACTTGATGATAAAGTGGAAAAAACAATATTCATAGGATATAGCGAGAACAGTAAAGGGTACAGACTCTATAATCCAACAACTAACAAGGTTATCATAAGCCGGGATGTAACATTCGATGAAGGTAGAGACTGGGAAACAGACAAAACTGATGAAAACTCTAGAGATTCACAGCTAAATTGTGAAAATGAAAACAACGAGGATATGGCTCCTACACGTCAAGAAATTGAGACCGAAGATCAAGAACAAGGCATTAACTCTCAAGTTAGTGATCAAAGTGAGAGTCAAAATGATAATAATGATCAGAATGTACAACAtgaagatgatgaggatgataTATCTTCTGTTACTTCAGAAAATGAGGAGATTAGAACACGCAATATAACCGAAATATATCAAAATTCTCAGCCGTTGACAAAAGCACAGGTAGAGCAGTTATATGAAAGTAGTCAACATAGTTCAACCGATGTAACAAATTTCGTGTTATATGCTGATGCCGATCCTACCAACTACAGTGAAGCAGTAAAGGAAGTAAAGTGGAGAGAAGCTATGGATAGGGAAATTgaatcaattaaaaaaaatgaaacctGGGATCTTGTGGAACCTCCACTTAATCAAAATCCGATAGGTGTGAAGTGGATATTTAAAACAAAGTATGATGCACATGGGAATGTGGATAAACATAAGGCACGGCTAGTAGTCAAGGGATATAATCAAAAATATGGGATAGATTACCATGATGTATTCTCTCCTGTGATTAGGTTCGACACAATAAGATTAGTTTTAGCATTAGCAGCAAGACATGGATGGTATTTACACCAAATGGACGTCAAGACAGCTTTTCTGAACGGAAAATTAAATGAGGAAGTCTATATTATGCAACCAGAGGGTTATGTCAAGAAAGGTGAAGAAAGGAAAGTGTGTCACTTAAAGAAAGCACTATACggattgaagcaagctccaagagCGTGGTACAGTCGCATAGATGAGTACTTTCAATcacatggttttaaaaaatgTGTGTATGAGCATACTCTGTTTATTAAAGTGTCAAAGGAGGCTCGTATGGTGATATGTCTGTATGTTGACGATCTGATCATTGCAAGTGATTCACTGAAAATGATAAATCAATTCAAATGCTcgatgaaaaaggaatttgagaTGACCGATCTGGGTAACCTTCACTATTTCCTAGGAATGGAAGTAAAACAAGAAAATGGTAACATAATGTTGTCACAAAGGAAGTATGCTGAAAACTTACTCGAAAGATTTAACATGAAGCACTGTAAGTCAATTTCAACTCCGATGGAATATGGGGAGAAACTATCAAAAGAAGATCTCGAAGAAGATGTGAATGAAAACTTATATAGAAGCCTAGTCGGGAGTCTAATGTATTTGACAAATACACGTCCGGATATTATGTATGCAGTAAGTAAGATTAGCCGTTTCATGGAGAGACCAAAGAGAAGCCATTGGGAAGCCGGAAAACGCATACTTCGATACATACAAGGAACTTTAAATGATGGAATTATATATTCAAAAGGCAGCCAAGGAAAGCTGATAGGATTTAGCGATAGTGATTATGCAGGAAATGTGGATGATAGTAAAAGTACCTCAGGCTATGTTTTCCATTTAGGTTCAGGGGCAATcgcctggcaatcaaagaaacagaaagTTGTAGCATTATCTTCTACTGAAGCCGAATACATAGCACTGTCAATGGCTGGCTGTCAAGCGTTGTGGTTAAAAGGCATATTGAATGATTTGCTGTACAACATGGATTGTCCACCTATCATTCTATGTGATAATAAATCCACTATTAGTCTAGCCAAGGATCCTGTCTACCATGGGAAAAGCAAGCATATTCGAGTGAAATATCATTTCATCCGAGAACTTATTCGAAAAGATGAAGTGGAGATCTGTTATTGTTCGACTAAGGATCAAGTTGCTGATATCTTTACAAAGGCGCTGCAGCCAAAAGATTTTCATCACTTTAAAGAACTTCTTCATGTTGCTCCAATCTAGCTTACGGGGGGTATTAGATCAAGATATAAGCTAGATATGATTTCATATGTTATATAGTATAGTTTCTATTATTTATGTCACAATTATTATGTATTATTTTGTTTTCATAAGTTTCGGCAGTTACTTCAACAAGACTGCcatgtatatatattttgtatatgTCACAATATCACATTACCAATTCGAATATACAGAACATTCATTTTTTCTCTGCATATCTTTCGAACCCTAGTTTTACAAACAAGAGCAACTACATTGAAGTACCATATCCTTCTTTTGAGCAAACAAGATACTTCAAGCTAATAACACCACGATTGGTAGTTTGTGTGTTCTTACGTACAGTGAAACCTCCTAGTTTAGCATAATTCTCATAAAACTGGCAAGCTTGTTCCAGTGAAGAAAATATCATACCTATTACAGGTCTAGATGACAAAGGCACATCAGGTATGTAATAAGGTAACCCAGTTCTCGGGGAGATACGTTCAATACCAACACGACGTCTTGTGAACATTAACATCAACACCTAAACATAAACCAAAAACACTGAAATTCAACTAAAAAAACTAAGCTACATAACAGTGATAATAATATAATGAAGAAGATAAGTACAAATCAAACCATCTACATTCTGAACTTCATCCGTATTATCCGTTCGTGAACCACTATCGTCATGAACACATGTATCCACAGCAGCCATTTGAAGTAATCAATCTCTATGAAGATGCATTTGAATTCGTAACAGAAAGAATTAATCTCTAACGATAATGCAATTGTATCCGTAATTAAACTAATTGAAGGATCGATTGAACTAATTGATCTAGTGTTCGATCTACGATTAAGATGCAATTGAATTCATACCTGAACTAACCGATTGATCTCTCAGCAATACGCCATTGAAGAACTGATTGACCTAATTGGACTATCTCTGGTACTCTTAGCAATACGCCATTGAAGAACTGATTGACCTAATTGGACTATCTCTTGTATACACAACTGATCTAACGTGAATTATCCCCAAAACAGAAAAGGAGTAAAAGTACCGTTATACCCCTCCAAGAAAATTGCTTAAATGCCATGTGTCAATAGATTACTGGTTCCTACGTTTCTTAGCTTAAGGGtattttgtatttgatcctaccccgtgtttgggattgcttattttaGTGAATTATTAGCTTATTGAGTTTTTGAAAAGTGAAAAAGTGTTTGGTATGAGATTATTATGTGAGAggaaaagtcaataagtcactccattgtgacttattaacttttccaaaaattcataagttgttttgaaaagctaagccaaacattACCTTAATAAAAGGGTTGTTTATTTCAGATTTTATCTACGAACATCAATTATATTGTAAATAAATAGTGGAAAACGTTAATTATATGTTATTACTTGGAGTTGCTAATGAGTGATTATAAATTAATGCAAATAAAATGTTCTCAAATTTAATTGGCGTTATATTTATGACTTTTATTATGCTGGTTGAATACTAATCGTTTgtaattttagttttaaaaaataaaaaggaagAACATTAGTAAATGTGTTAATTTTTATTTCATGATATAAGTTAAAATAAAGGGGTCTACACAAGTGTTTTTTcaaagatataacttttatttatttgtttagtatataaaattatgcGTATTCAAAATTATATAGGAAACATTCaatttacaatatatatatatatggtggggttcggttacaaagtccatttttcctataAAGTGtagaaagtcataaaacaccacaatttcagccataaaacacattcaaaacccacaaataacaggtTGGagattataacactatatataatactatataactccatataaacaccgtataacaatatgtaacaccatataataccatataacagtatgtaacactatataacattatataacaaatataacgatatacatctatcatagacatgctatcagacaacctatagtgttatatttgttatataatgatatatagtgttacatagtgttatatggtattatatggtgttacatattgttatatggtatttatatggtgttatatagtattatatatagtgttataatacacttctcacactttgagcactttttacaggatcctctacatatatatatatatatatatatatatatatatatatatatatatatatatataggacaatgcTCTATAAAAAACCCCATTTTTTAAGAAACTTAGCAAACTCAACATGTGGCTCTCATATGTCCACGTATCTCATATCCATTTCATCTACCTTTTTGAATAGAATGGTAAATCAGTAATTGTCCCAACCCAAGATACTTTCCCAACTTGATTTGACTTTAATAATTAATGCCCATCAACTCCATTGTACAAATTACCCATCCCcatattttttttcattatttcttTTTACATATCTCCATTAACATCTTCTCAACAAGTTCATGCTTTCTCCATTAATTTCTatggagacaaatccaccaacATTGGAGTTAATGTCGCCGATCCATAGTTTCCCCAACAGGTTTAACTCGATCCACATCAACTGACGACGTACCCTGTTTCATGAGAGAGAAAGATGAACAGGGAGTAATGAATATCTTGTGGGGAAgataaagaagaaaaaaatttgAACTGCCACCACTGCCCTTCCACCACCGCCATCCCCCAACCCCAACCCATATATTCAGATGTGGAACTGAATATATTCAACCCAAATGGCTATACTTTATTCCTTGAAGAACCATGTGGGTCCGTAGCATCCTCAAAATGGCACCAGATCGGAATGTTGCCATCATCAACTACTGCTCAAAGGTCACCGATGTCGATGAGCTCTTGAGATCATATAAAATATGATTTGTATATGTTGTTTCAGATCTGAATATTTGTGagtttttttacacttttttagtttatataaaatatgatttgTATATGTTGTTTCAGATTTTGGTTATTGTTTTGTATGTGATTTGTTTGAAATAATTTGTTGAAATTGTAAGGTGTTAAGAGTTGTTAAATCtgtgagggtttttttttttgttaatgttGTATAAGATTAATTTTACTAAACATGTgattaattttactaattgttgATTAGGAGTTGCTGAATTAATTGCTGAAATTGTAAGGTGTTATTGATTATATGTTAAAGAGTTTTTAGTTCTGTGTACTTTGTTAGTTGTTGTTTCAGTTGTGTAAGATTAATTTTATTAAACAGGTGTTATTGattaattttattaaacatgTGATTAGTTTTACTGATTAATTTTACCTCGTCATACCCTAATACATGTTACACTTTATCCTATTAGACATAGCCATATAGTTTAAATTATTATAGTTATGACGTGTTTAACACATGcccgatttttttatttttagacgtCTAATAATCGGCACATCTGTTTTTAGAAACGAAAAGCCAAGTTTGTCTTACAGGACaaccaacgtaacacgtgttatagtctgaACTTCTGTTTCACAGCTAAGCCAAGTTTGTCTTACAGCACaaccaacgtaacacgtgttatagtctgaACCCCTGTTTCACAGCTAAACCATAGTAACATGTTATAGAGACATGTATTAGGGTATGACGATGTATTAGAGACATGTATGACGAATTAATTGCAGGTTTTTAGTTCTGTGTACTTTGTTAGTTGTTGTTTCAGTTGTATAAGATTAATTTGCagttttttatttttgtgttaaaaagttatgcttggtttggttgcttctttgggcttttgatctgaatagtaactattttttgttggtttggttggggcttttgatctgaatagtaaccgtttttgtgatgttatttgagaaaaaagattttctagctatgaatgtgttaatatttatgtctggttaacgacttaacggttatcttatctttttgtttaTTAGGACGGTGATGGATACAAGGGATATAAGATGCAATTCTCGGGAccgttggtttcgtcaaacgtggatcagatactcaaggatcatgaccatgtttatgttgcagcacaacacaactaacacgtgttatagtttgaacttctcggacatgcatgtgttacatgtgacatgaaacccatgtacaacgtaacacgtgttacgtgtgacatgaaaacacatttttataacttccctggcatacgcacacccacatgtttacaaagcgtttcaagaccgacccaaacaataaagcaagggtagccgctgaaaagctaaggcagcaaaggtagccgctgaaaagctaaggcagactGTCAAAGGAAGCTCCGCCATTTTCTTTGTGCTATGTATttttgtttactagtaatatgtaatgtgagactcttattgttttgtctagtacatgatgttaaaacgggatggacttaacacattctggaagtcttaacacacgttataaaagaggcttaacacacgttatatcaggtatactatgttgtatgttccatattaacttggagtttatgcatccatgcTGGAAGTCTTAACAAAcattataatagaggcttaacacacgttatacaatattaacttgtatgtttcatattaacttgtatgttccatatacGGTGTtgcaatattaacttgtatgttccatattaacttgtacacatattaacttgcaaaccactttcatatacatgaatacaagtcgggttataatggatgcttacatgttatcatatgtatacaagtggggttacaacaagattacgatattaactaagctaaccattaaactcatcgcccccgtcgactgttttcacccttgttaCATGTTAAGCAAatacatgttccgaacagacaaattgtaacacctgttagatcagtatatacacatcatggtgttttgtaaacccctagcttatacatgaatatgtcaggttacaaaaagattataacaaaggcttaacacatgttatacattccaaaatgtgcaaaacaaacacatgttataaatgaacgaagagttctttcccacgttatatatcattctaactggggcttaacacatgttatacatgaacacatgtcaggttacatcatggtgttctgttacagcttgaaccaccaacacatgttataaatggatgcttacatgttatcatatgtatacaagtggggttacaacaagattacgatattaactaagctcaccattaaactcatcgcccccgtcgactgttttcacccttgtcacatgttaatcaattacatgttccgaacagacaaattgtaacacctgttagatcagtatatacacatcatggtgtcaattgaatatctttatggatgAAAACTTGTTATAAACGAACGAAAACTTTTTACAGCATGAAAACTTCTTTATggatctgttacagcatgaaccactaacacattTTATAAACTAATGAAAACTTGTTACATCATGAAAAATTGTTTATggatctgttacagcatgaaccactaacacatgttataaacgaacgaaaAGTTCTTTCCCAGAAGAtttgacttattcaatgtccccgcattaacgtcgcctacatccatccagcttgtcaattgaatatctttatggatctgtttctgtaaatcaacacacgttatatatcattctaacaggtgcttaacacatgttatgggtctgtttctgtaacccaaacaacccaacaaaaaaaaaacttactgttcagatcaaaagcccaaacagcaaccaaaccaacaaaatcgTCAACCGTATATCATTATTTCTGTAACAATTATTCCAACAGTTTCAATAATTTTTCAGACCTTATGTATATATAAACAAACAAATCGGCAACCGTATAT
This genomic stretch from Helianthus annuus cultivar XRQ/B chromosome 8, HanXRQr2.0-SUNRISE, whole genome shotgun sequence harbors:
- the LOC118481030 gene encoding uncharacterized protein LOC118481030, producing the protein MNVLHVFCVLRLCEITVFPKNYIIKRWTRDAVTNNSHQGFSNKPAFNDNVEGVQGVVREIMFGNDYIVNRLVNNMEQLVIYRDQVKQQMVKVDECIGVPQPIPKKDRIANLLGFNEPTTEDTIRAPVGIRTKGSGSKKRFKSFHEQASKKSIRRQRRCQICGSDDHDRRNCNRGNGENQPK